TGTTTAAGCGTTTTAAGCGCGGCCCGCATCACTTCCGGCCCGATGCCGTCTCCCGGTAAAACTGCGATCTTGATTTGCATTGCACCTCCTACTTTTTTTCTTTTAACCAGGGCATCATGGCCCGTAATTGTTTGCCGACTTTTTCAATCAGGTGGTTGGCATACTCTTCACGCAATTTTTTAAGCGTGGGCTGCCCTTTTTCATTCTCTTCGATCCATTCCCGGGCAAAGGAGCCATCCTGAACCTCTTTTAAAATTTCGCGCATGTTCTGCTTGGTCTGTTCAGTGATCACGCGTTTGCCGCGCGTCATTCCGCCGTATTCGGCCGTATCGCTCACCGAATAATTCATAAAAGACAGACCGCCTTCGTAGTACAGGTCTACAATCAGCTTCATTTCATGTAAGCATTCAAAATAGGCCAGTTCCGGTGGGTAACCGGCTTCTACCAGCACTTCAAAACCGGTTTTGATGAGCTCTTCCGATCCGCCGCAAAGTACGGCCTGTTCGCCAAACAGATCGGTTTCGGTTTCATCCTTAAAATTGGTTTCGATCACCCCGGCGCGCGTTCCGCCAATGCCCTTTGCCCAGGCCAGCGCCTTTTCTTTAGCCTGTCCGCTAAAATCCTGATGTACGGCAATTAAACAGGGCGTCCCAACACCGCTTTGATAGGTGCGTCGTACCATGTGGCCCGGACTTTTAGGCGCGATCATGATCACATCCACGTTTTGAGGCGGCACAATTTGTTGGTAGTGGATATTGAAGCCGTGGGCAAAGGCCAGAGTGTCGCCTTCTTTGAGATTGGGCGCAATGTCCTGTTCGTACACTTTTTTTTGTGTTTGATCGGGCAACAGAACCATAATCACATCCGCCCACTGAGCGGCCTCGGCCGTCTCTTTCACCGCCAGTCCTGCCGCCTGGGCCTTACTCCACGATTTACTGTCTTTTCTTAAGCCCACGCAAACATTCATGCCGCTGTCTTTTAAATTCAGGGCATGGGCATGTCCCTGGCTGCCAAAACCCAAAACGGCCAGATGTTTATCTTTTAGAACATCCAGATTGGCATCCTGATCGTGATAAACCTTCATGTTCTTCCTTTCTGTTTTAATCAATTTTTGAAAGTTTTGAAAAACCTACACCATCTCAAATATTTTTCATGTTTTGAGTTTACTTAAACTCACCCCTTTAATTCTTCCTCTCCCGAAAAGCGAGAACGAGGGAATACCTGCCTTTAAACCGCTTCCAGATCCGGTTTGGAGATATTGAGCTGCTCTCCGCGCTTTAAGGCCACCGTGCCGGTGCGCGCCATTTCTTTAATTCCAAAGGGCATCAGCACATTTACCGCGGCATTGATTTTGGCCGGCGGCCCGGTTATTTCCAGCATGAGCGATTTGTTGTTGATGTCCACAATCTTGCCGCGAAAAATATCGCAGATAT
This sequence is a window from Caldithrix abyssi DSM 13497. Protein-coding genes within it:
- the ilvC gene encoding ketol-acid reductoisomerase; amino-acid sequence: MKVYHDQDANLDVLKDKHLAVLGFGSQGHAHALNLKDSGMNVCVGLRKDSKSWSKAQAAGLAVKETAEAAQWADVIMVLLPDQTQKKVYEQDIAPNLKEGDTLAFAHGFNIHYQQIVPPQNVDVIMIAPKSPGHMVRRTYQSGVGTPCLIAVHQDFSGQAKEKALAWAKGIGGTRAGVIETNFKDETETDLFGEQAVLCGGSEELIKTGFEVLVEAGYPPELAYFECLHEMKLIVDLYYEGGLSFMNYSVSDTAEYGGMTRGKRVITEQTKQNMREILKEVQDGSFAREWIEENEKGQPTLKKLREEYANHLIEKVGKQLRAMMPWLKEKK